A single genomic interval of Bacteroidales bacterium harbors:
- a CDS encoding UpxY family transcription antiterminator encodes MVYQELIKRGYESFLPMTKTLRIWKNRHKKFIDLILFPGYIFVNTYEFELYNIKRLTKVVNFLHCGGKPSIVPFKDIECIKKMLSLDQDVTIENEFCKGEKVRIIYGPLAGHEGILKKQKGKTRFGIQLKEINQTVFIEVSASVLEKIPS; translated from the coding sequence ATGGTATACCAAGAACTCATAAAAAGAGGATATGAGTCATTTTTACCAATGACCAAAACTTTACGCATCTGGAAAAACCGGCATAAGAAATTTATTGATCTCATCCTATTCCCAGGTTATATATTTGTAAACACATATGAATTTGAGTTATATAACATCAAACGATTAACAAAAGTTGTAAATTTTCTTCATTGTGGCGGAAAGCCATCTATTGTGCCGTTTAAAGATATTGAATGCATTAAAAAAATGCTAAGTCTTGATCAGGATGTTACTATTGAGAATGAGTTTTGTAAAGGTGAAAAAGTTAGAATAATCTATGGTCCTTTAGCTGGACATGAAGGAATATTAAAAAAACAAAAAGGGAAAACAAGGTTTGGTATACAACTAAAAGAAATAAACCAAACGGTGTTTATTGAAGTTAGCGCAAGTGTTTTAGAGAAGATACCATCGTAG